From a region of the Zingiber officinale cultivar Zhangliang chromosome 10B, Zo_v1.1, whole genome shotgun sequence genome:
- the LOC122029186 gene encoding uncharacterized protein LOC122029186, with translation MGRRWVDELPSVMSVICTIPKEGMRATPFHLVYGGETVLPVEVGVESDRIHHYDEDNAERRLLELDLVNEAWLMAYRQRMRQTYNRRVIPRSFQVGDFVWKKVKVVGDVTKLEALWVGPFRIVEKLRSGTYYLEDEGGRRLECPWSVNHL, from the coding sequence atgggaagGAGATGGGTGGACGAACTCCCCAGCGTGATGTCGGTGATCTGCACGATCCCCAAAGAAGGAATGAGAGCAACCCCCTTTCACTTGGTATACGGAGGCGAAACGGTCCTCCCCGTTGAAGTTGGAGTAGAGTCCGACCGGATACATCACTATGACGaggataacgccgagcggagactcctggagctggacttggtcaaCGAGGCATGGCTTATGGCTTACCGACAGAGGATGAGGCAGACCTACAATCGAAGGGTGATCCCAAGATCATTTCAGGTCGGCGACTTTGTGTGGAAGAAGGTAAAGGTGGTCGGTGATGTCACCAAGTTGGAAGCTCTATGGGTCGGACCCTTTAGGATCgtggaaaagctccgctcgggcaccTACTACCTAGAGGATGAGGGCGGACGACGATTAGAATGTCCGTGGAGCGTGAACCATCTCTAG